A genomic region of Jeotgalibaca ciconiae contains the following coding sequences:
- a CDS encoding GntR family transcriptional regulator, whose translation MKKYERIAQDIEELIQVAQYKTGDKLPSIIEQARKYECSRGTVIRAY comes from the coding sequence ATGAAAAAGTACGAACGTATTGCTCAAGATATCGAAGAACTTATCCAAGTTGCACAGTACAAAACTGGTGATAAGCTTCCCTCTATTATTGAGCAAGCCAGAAAATATGAGTGCAGTCGAGGAACCGTCATTCGAGCCTACTAA